In the bacterium genome, GGCAGTCCGGAGTAATCGATTCCTGGATATTGCCCATACGCGACATCTTAAAACGACCCCATTTTTTTGCGCTGGTACTTTTTATACTGCTCTTTAAGGTCGGGGACGCCATGATGGGGCCGATGATCAGCCCGTTCTGGGTGGACCGGGGGTTCACCCGAATAGAGATCGGCCTTATTTCCGGGACCTTAGCGCCTATTGCCAGCATAGTTGGTTCGATTATGGGTGGGTGGCTGACTACCCTGTGGGGGATCGGCCGGGCCATCTGGGCGCTCGGGGCGTTGCAGGCCGTTTCCAACCTGGGGTATGCCTATGCGGCCCTGGCCACCGGCAGCAAGTTTGCCGTCTATGGGGCGTCACTGGCGGAGAGTTTTACCGGCGGGCTGGGCACCGCCGCCTTTCTGGCCTTCTTAATGAGGCTTTGCGATAAGAGATTCAGCGCCACCCATTACGCCTTTTTCAGCACCATATTCAGCTTCAGCCGGGTGATAGCCGGGGCGCTGAGCGGTTTTGGCGCCGCGCACCTTGGTTATGCCCCGTTTTTTCTCCTGACCTTTTTTGCCGCCTGCCCGGCCTTTTTCCTGTTACCATGGGTCTTGCCGATGGTACAACAAAGTGAGAAATACAGGAACAGATAAGAACTAATAGATGACACTAATTTGTCTGATCGTTCTTGACATTACCCTGCCATTCCCTTACCATCTGAACCATGGGTTGGATATAAAGCCGCTTTTTATATAATGTTTTGTTCTCATGACTGAATAGCGAAGGAACTTTCGGTGAGCAAAAAAGAACTCACACAATTCTGGCTTGATTCATCTGATGACAATTATCGATCCATGCAAGCCATGTTTAATGCCGGGGAATATATGTGGGCGTTATTCGTCGGACACTTGGTTACCGAGAAACTATTAAAGGCATATTATGTGAAAACAGTAGGAAGAGAAATCCCCAGAACACATGATCTTTACAAGCTCGCCATTAAAGCCGGGTTAGACCTGTCAGAAGCCCGGAAGGACTCCTTGCAATATATTACCCTTTTTAATATTGAGACGCGATATGAAGACTATAAAAGGGATTTTTACAAAAAATGCACAAGAGAGTTTGCAGAGAAGAATATCGAGAAAATAAAGGAGTTGGCAGCTTGGCTAAGAGAAAAGATAAAAAATTGATATACGAGTCCATAGAAAGATACGTTGAAGAGCTGAGAAAAAGAGACATTGATATCCTTGCTGCTTATCTGTTCGGTTCATATGCCAAAGGCAGGGCCACGGAATGGAGTGACATAGATGTGGCACTCCTGACGAGGCAGTTCATAGGGGACAGCTTTGATTTCAAGTTTCTCCTTATGAAAATAGCCCGCGAGATAGACTTCAATATCGAACCCCATCCGTATCTGGTGGATGAATTTAATGAGGATAACCCTCTTGCCGCCGAGGTGATAAGAACCGGGGAGAGGGTGGTTTGATACTATTACTCCGGCAGGTAAATATATAAAAAATGTCATGCCGGACTTGATCCGGCATCCAGAACATATTGAATTTACTGGATTCCGGCTTTCGCCGGAATGACAGAAAATAGCCTTTTCAGACTTTTTACGACTTGATCAGAAAAGAAAGGCCTGAATCCGAAAGATCTGTTCAATAGTAATGATTCTGCCTTATTTGTGTAAATTCGTGTTCATTCGTAGCTGAACAGATTGGTTTCCGGTACAGAGCAAAAGAATGTTATAAAACAATAGACCTACGCAAATTACCTCGTCCCTAAATTACCTTTACCATCTCCAAACTATCTTTGCTGAATAGAGTTACTGAACTCGTACACAAAAACTCAAAAATATCTTGACTTTCAGAGGGATTTCCCTGTGTAATAGGCCCGTAACATATCAGATTATATCAAATTTCCTCTTCACACTACTCGCTAAAGGAGCTAGTCAAAACCCTCAAAATGAAATGATAGGCTGAGAAACATGGTATTCCGACATGTGAGAAGGAGGAGTTTTTAAGTAAAAACAAGTTATAGAGGGAATCAATCATAACAGAGCTTCTATAGGATTTTTGAAAAAGGAGATAATGGGTTATGAAACGGACATCTTGTTGGGTGTTGATTATAGGGCTGCTAATCTCCCTCGGCATGCTTGGGTGTGCGGAGAAGGAGGAGAATGTTGTTAAGGTCGGCGCTGTTTTTCCGATAACGGGGAATATTGCACAATTTGGAAATTATTGGAAACAAGGGTTGGAGTTAGCGTTATACGATGCAATCAATCAGGGCGTTATCCCGAAAGATAAGATTAAGCTTATTATTGAAGATGGACAGGCTGATCCTCGTAAGAGTGTGGATGCCTTTAAGAAATTGGTGGAAGTAGATAAAGTAGTTGCATGTATTCCTGCAACAAGCGGAGTAACTTTGGCGCTAAAGCCAATTGCAAATCAAAATAAAATCGTTTTGATCAATGCATCTGCAATAAGCACTGAAATAGAAGATGCGCCAGATTATGTATTTAGTGTAATACCTAATGCAAAATTTACTGGTTATTTCTTGGCAGAAACTGCATTTAATAAATTGGGCAAGAGAAATGCTGGAGTTTTATATAGAGATGATGCTTCCGGAAAGAGTTTTCTTGATAATTTTTCTAAAAGATTCAAAGAACTTGGGGGCAATATAGTCTTTGTAGATTCTCATGAACCTAATGCAACTGATTTTCGAACGAATATTGCTAAGATTAAAAATGTAAAAAACATGGATGTGATTTTTGTAGCGTCATGGGGGACAGATGTCGCCTATTATCTGAGACAAGCGACAGAATTAGGTGTCCATACACAAGTTCTTGCATATGAAACATTTTATACACCTAAGGTTCTTGAAATAGCTGGGTCATCAGCAAATGGCGTAATATTCAGTGCTCCTGAATTTAATGCCTGGATCGATGAACCAAGATTAAAGGAATTCAGAGAGAAAGTTTTGAAGAAGTATAATCAGAAAGAGATTAATTATCACATAGCAGGGCATTATGATGCGATGATGCTAATCCTAAAGGCAATTTCTGCGGGGAACATGACGGGCGAGACTATCAAAAACTATCTCAGTGGCATGAGAAGCTTTCAAGGTATAACAGGAGAGATACGCTTTGATAACAACGGAGGCGCCCAAGTTCCATTAAGTCTATTTACGGTACGCAACGAGAAATTCTCACCGTATTTATATCCGTAAGGTGCAAAATGCGCATAGTCATTGGAATCTAAGAAAATGTTATTCGAAACTTAAGGATTGAAGAGGGTTCGCAGTGGGACATTCTCAAAGACAAGATAGCATCATTAAAAATATTAAAGCAACGATTGAAAGTATTAATGCCTATTTCGCAGATTTTAGCAAAGTCATTGATAACAAAATAATAAATGAAAAAGAACACTTAGAATTAATTGATGAATTGGAAACAAGTATCAAACATAGGCTCGAGATAATTTTTGGCAAAGAAAAAAGACTACATGATTTCGGCTACTTTAAAGACATTATCGATTTTAATTCAATTAAAAATGCCATTATTTTCAATTATTGGTCCCTCAAGGGAGAGTTTGTTGATAGCTCTATAAGTAAAGATAATCGATATAGGGATAATGTTTTTTATAAAGGTATGCGGTGGTCAAATTCGGATAGTTATAATGCCTTTTATTTGTTGTTCAATGAGCTTAAGAAAACTTTAGAAGGTGTTGTCCCAGTTGATTTCTTTACTCAATTTGCCATCAATAATACAAACTATCTGAAAATAGTTGGTAGGAAATCAACTGATCTAGATTGTAAATATCAGTATCTTGAAATACCTATTCTCAATGATATTGATTTTGGCATATCAACTGATTTTAAAAAATTAATCACCTCTATATATAACATGAGAAATAATAATCGAAATTATGCTAATGCAGAGAAATTCAAGGCTGAGAATGAGCTTGCTTTTAAAAATCTGCATGAAAAAGTGAGAGAAGCTTTTTTTAGCAATAATACTGAACAACTGCTTTCTAACTGGCGCGAAAGCTTTGTCAATGCCTTGGCTGACGGAGATAAAAAAAAGAAAATCCTAAGAAAGAAAATCACATTAATAGATGTTTTGAAAGTCATAGTGACATATCAGTTTTATGATCATCCTTATGTGATTCATATGTTTTTACCTTCATTCCCTAACAGTGATAAGGATGAGAATAATATAGATAAAAATCATTACTATTCTTGTTTAGTGGTTACGCAAGGACAAAAGGATGTTAAAAAATTGGAGCCCTTTAAGGATACCTTCATTGAGTTGTCAAACTCATTGAAGAAAATTGCGGTATTAGAGAAAAAGCTTTGGGACAAAAAGGGTGAAAATCTTCCAATCTATTGGAGATGGAAATCTGAATATGAGAAGTACTATGAACAATACGATAGATTATCTAATGTTGCATTAAATATTTGTACAGCATTGTGCAAAAAATTGAAAATAGAATATTTGAAGATACCTAATCGGATTAAAACTTTTGAAAGTTTTTATAACAAAATCGTCTCTCGAGCAAACGGCAGAGATAAAGAATTCCCACGGTTAGAAGATTTGCGGGATACGGAATTCCGGCGGTACGCAAATAGAACTGATATCAAAAGGCTGACAAAAAAAGTAAAAAATTCTTTTATTAAATATTATAAAGCTAAAATCAGCAATGTTACAGAAACGAATGCAGATTATATCTTCAAGGCATTAAAAGATATGGTTGGTTTGAGAATTCTGTGTGTTTATAAAAACGATATGGGGAAAATATTACAAACCGTTAAGCAATTTAAAGAAGAAAATAATGGACCTATAAAGGTTCTCGACATTAAAGAATATGATAGGAAGGCAGGGTATAGGTCGTGTCACATTGTTTTCCAGCTTAGTGATGCCCACAAGGAAATTTATGAGTTAAATGACTTAGCTGATAAGACATGTGAAATACAAATAAGGACTATTTTGGAACAAGGGTGGGCAGACGTATCCCACAGGTTAAAGTACAAACATAAGCCCCAT is a window encoding:
- a CDS encoding MFS transporter, which encodes QSGVIDSWILPIRDILKRPHFFALVLFILLFKVGDAMMGPMISPFWVDRGFTRIEIGLISGTLAPIASIVGSIMGGWLTTLWGIGRAIWALGALQAVSNLGYAYAALATGSKFAVYGASLAESFTGGLGTAAFLAFLMRLCDKRFSATHYAFFSTIFSFSRVIAGALSGFGAAHLGYAPFFLLTFFAACPAFFLLPWVLPMVQQSEKYRNR
- a CDS encoding HEPN domain-containing protein, yielding MSKKELTQFWLDSSDDNYRSMQAMFNAGEYMWALFVGHLVTEKLLKAYYVKTVGREIPRTHDLYKLAIKAGLDLSEARKDSLQYITLFNIETRYEDYKRDFYKKCTREFAEKNIEKIKELAAWLREKIKN
- a CDS encoding nucleotidyltransferase domain-containing protein, which produces MAKRKDKKLIYESIERYVEELRKRDIDILAAYLFGSYAKGRATEWSDIDVALLTRQFIGDSFDFKFLLMKIAREIDFNIEPHPYLVDEFNEDNPLAAEVIRTGERVV
- a CDS encoding ABC transporter substrate-binding protein; its protein translation is MKRTSCWVLIIGLLISLGMLGCAEKEENVVKVGAVFPITGNIAQFGNYWKQGLELALYDAINQGVIPKDKIKLIIEDGQADPRKSVDAFKKLVEVDKVVACIPATSGVTLALKPIANQNKIVLINASAISTEIEDAPDYVFSVIPNAKFTGYFLAETAFNKLGKRNAGVLYRDDASGKSFLDNFSKRFKELGGNIVFVDSHEPNATDFRTNIAKIKNVKNMDVIFVASWGTDVAYYLRQATELGVHTQVLAYETFYTPKVLEIAGSSANGVIFSAPEFNAWIDEPRLKEFREKVLKKYNQKEINYHIAGHYDAMMLILKAISAGNMTGETIKNYLSGMRSFQGITGEIRFDNNGGAQVPLSLFTVRNEKFSPYLYP